The sequence TTtaatgaagaatataaaaaggagAGGATAAGagtagaaaataataaaaagacaATAGGAATCCAAATTCTAGTAtgatttaaaatgagaagaagcCTCCTTAATATAGGAAATTATTTGGCTAAAAAAGAAAGTGATACATGGGTCAAATTAAATGTCATAACCAATTACACAATAACGTTAACCGATTATCAATTTTAAAATACGAAAATTCTAATTCCCAAAAAGGAAAACCTTTAACGACTAGTTTCTTAATCAATTCTGTGGTGTTCTAGCAGTGTTTATGGCTAACTCACATAGAGTGGGTAGAAGCTTTGTATTTTGGTTTCTGGGAAAAAATTGGATCCCTACTTAGTTCTAAGGTTGACATATTCATAGGATATTCAGTGGGTTGGACAAATGAAGAAGTTAATCCCATATCCCCTATTTTCCCCTCAATTCATCAGTAAGGAGCGGGTCCTTCCCCGCCAATAGAGAGGACAATTTTGGAACCTCAATTTTACCATCTTATGGGTTAGTGGGTGTGCCATATATTTTACTCACTGAATTGAGAAGGGAACATGTATTTCATTAAGTATCTTAGCCTAAGTCCAGCACGACGCCTCAAACCTTCTTTAGGCTACCTTCTTTGGGGGGTCTCACGCCTCATTTCAGGTAGACTGCCATAATGTGTTATTCACTTACCCAATGCTTGGAAAGTTACTTAGTTTGTACTGCATAATCATGGACCTTTCTTCTTATTGTCTAGtaaaattatactaataatcAATCCCTCAAGCAGAAGGCCTTGGAAAGAGTGAAGTGAATTAAGTTTAGTGTTTTGCCGCCTTCTTATATGATCAAGTTATTTCCCCCATCAATATACAAGCCAAAGGGTGGTTaaaatcaagatcaacaactttcaaattcaataggTACACAATTCAGACAACGTCTTATCGAACAAATTCGCTAAAGGCTTCCCCGCCTCACTCAGTACTCGACAAAGCCTTGGGATAAACTATTATGAGCCTTCCAAAGGCCCAAATAGCTAAGGTCCAAATTCTCCCCAAATTCACTCAACTTGACCCAAGATTTAAAAGTCAGCTCACATAAGAGACAAGATACATTTTCTGATCTTCACTTTTCACtatactcatcttgaatcttAAACGGACTCATGCGTTGGAGTGCAAACCATGCAAGTACATCCCATGTCGTCGTGACGGAGATCATCACCACCGGTTCAAGACATCCAGTTCATCAACTACATCCATTTCtataaaacacacacacacacacacacacacaacctCGAGTTATTTAACAACTGCGAGAAAAAGTAACGAGttttcaagaaaataaaaatgctatTACTATAGGGATTGAACTAATGACCAGTAAATTTTTTCcccaaagttatatatatatatatatatatatatatatatatatatatatatatatatatatatatatatatatagagagagagagagagagagagagagagagatgacgtatcatatgagaaGACATTCTTCATATGAGAATGATGAGAATAAAAACTAACGATtgaatttatatttaatgattgcgattaaaagatatttttaaaattttattaataatttctcTTTCATCTTAATGGCATATGATTTAGTGAAAATAACAATTTAATCTCAGTATTTCCTTTTTAAATCTgattattcttatttattctcaCATTCTCTTATAACTTACTAATTCTCAATAGATAgagaatataatatatatatatatatatatatatatatatatatatatatatatatatatatatatatatatatatatatatatatatatatatatatatatatatggatcaaCTTTCAagtctaaaataaatattaaaatacctATTTAGTTGAATGACTTTTATCAATATTAATGGAGCAGGCTTGTTAGGTTTAGAAACTccactaatattattttttcaaagatGAAATGAACATTTTTAAACTTTATATTGTGTTTATAGACACACAAaggtaattttataattatgaaaATTGTTACCTTTTATGTTACACTTTAAAATAAAGCAAAAGTAATcggatgaaattaaaaaaataataataatttgaagaAAAGAGATACACGaaagtaaaacaaaagaaaagcaaAGCAAACAAAGACAAAAGGTTCTCAAAACTCTATGATTATTATTCAAACTCTTTCAAAAATAGGTCCAACCAATGGTGTGGTGCTCCCCCTACTTGATCAACCACAATAAGACCTCTCAAAGTTTCTTCAAAGACCTTGTTTAGGGTTGAAaaaagatagagagagagagagagagaggaaaaataatttctcacttttattttcttcttctttttgtaatAAAATTCTTAAGAGTTGAAGAAGCTTTAGGCATGAATAGAGGTGTTGTACAAAGCTCACCAGTTCAACAAATGATGGCTAGTAACCCTAATTGGTGGAACATCAATAACATGAGGCCTCCATCTCCACAACCTCCTCCTTTCTTTTCTACTCCTAACTCTAACTTTCTCATCCCTAATTTTTCAccaaattcttcttcttcttctcttccttttCCTTCTTGGCATGATAATCATCAAGAGCTTCCTGAATCTTGGAGCCAACTACTCATgtatttcactctttttctctCTAGAATCACTAGTAATTATTAAAGAAGTTTTAGAGAAATTTTTACATTTTTGTCGGTTATTTCGGTTACTAATTTTTATGTTGAAAATTTTTTATGCATGTGATTTGTCTATGTTAAATTTTGTTGTAATTGGGTTGAAATATTTCTTATATTCTCTGTTTAATAGatctatttttgttgttttaaaataatattcatgCATGTTTATTTGGTTAAGGAAGGATCAAAGTCTAATTAATTgatgtgagtttttttttttttttttttaaatttttatttaggaGTGGAATTGTTGGTGAGGAAGATAAGATTGGAATGAgccaatttcaaaatcaaatgctaATAACTCAAGCTCCAAATTCTTCTCTTGTTGATATTAAACAAGAAAGCTCAGGAAATAGCTATGCATATGGACATGGAAATGAAGAACTTAATTCATGTGTCACAAGTTTCAACACCAACAACATGTTAGATTTctctaacaataataataatcataataattcaGATTTGATTCATCCACAACCAGATCTATCTTCTGAGGtaagaaaaaaaatagatttcatattacctaataaattttaatttttcataaaaaaaaaaagttatgcaCCTTCTTCATTAAGCATCCATGGTTAGAGCTTTTATGATTTCTtcacctttttttcttttcttggtcaATGAGTTGCATAAAACTCACTTTTCAAGAAACTTTACCAATATTAACACCTTTAAACTTggctaagataaaaaaaaaagcttccatgttttagaatatttaattaaaaaaatatcatattttaatCTCCATTAAATAGATACTAACCTTTTAGGTTTGAGTAATCATAAGGTgtttcttttcattatttcttcatATATTATGGGAAAAAAAGCTTGATAAACTCACTTCTCTTATCTTCTCTAAATAAAATAAGCCACAACACAAccaaacaatatttaaaaaacaaCTAAAAATTACTAAGCAAAAAAATTATTGCCAAAATTAACATTTCTAACACCTAAATAAGaaattaagacaaattttatatatttttctctagTTTCTTATCcttaattcaattttttatagTAAAAGCATTGCAATCTATCTTCGATGTCGATTTTTTTAATTAGATCTTACGAAAAAATGCATTGATTATTTTTTGTTGAGAAATTTGTaggaatttaaatttaatttattaaccaaattttttttCATTCTACAAGTGCAATAGCATTTCATCTAGTGGGGCAATGAAGAAAGCTAGGGTTCAACAAGCTACTACAACTCAATCAACCTTCAAGGTATTTAACAAACTTCCATGGAGAAACTTCCAATTCTTAACTCACTTTCATGCATACAAACACACAAATAAGCACACACAAACACCATGTGGGAAGTAACTATTGTCTTTCTTGGTTTGTCCAATTCTAAATCACAATGATTCTTTTTTATCTATTTTGTTTCATCAATTTACTAtcatagaaaagaaaaaaaagaatcgaAAATGAGGCTAatacaacaacaaaatatagccaacttttTAGCATGTGCTATTGTCCTTCacatttttatgatattttttcttcttaaatTCAGGTTAGGAAGGAGAAGTTAGGTGACAGAATTACTGCCCTTCATCAGCTTGTTTCCCCATTTGGAAAGGTAATTAATTAATCCTAGTTTATTCAATCATAATTTAATGCACATTAATTTGGTTTTATCATAGGCTTTTTAATAGAAAGCCATTAACAATTCAATTTTCCTTATAAAGAAAATTTTATCAGAAAAGTTTCTTATCCCCACACAATCCAAAAAGGGGAAGAGAATTTTTTTTCaactaaaaaaaagttaaaaacataTTCAATGTCATCAAACATAAATTGGAGTTCTAACAAAACATTTATGTAAATCAATTTTTGCAATCAAAATACTAAATTTtaacaacaataattaaaataagcataaATTTTATTAGTTTATGATTCAATCTTTGCATGTAATATAagtgttaattaatttaaattagttgttgatatttataaataaagaatttaaaattttgagagttaaaaaaattacataaaaaattaagaaattatttacaatatcaataatttaaaaaaacaacgagaattaaataatttatattaaaaagtaAGAAATAATTATAGATTTACGTGTTATTGATATCAAATTATAGAATAATTTTTGTATCTTTAACTATTAATaatttattgttaatttaatttttaaattatattatgaaatcatttttcattgttacaattttttttctatcttctatttttttaaacatgaTATTTTGAGGGGAAAAAAGGTTACTTTATTatactttattgtatttatattaGAAATATTTTGACTAGGAATGTGACAGTGTGTTATGGTATATTTCACTTTTACAGACTGACACAGCCTCTGTCTTGTTAGAAGCTATTGGTTATATCAGATTCCTTCAGACACAAATTGAGGtgatttttttctgtttcttttcaaACTACCATACACATGTCAGTGATGTTGTGCACGCTGTTAAAGTTTCTTTTTAAATTTGTGTTCTTCAATTTAACATGCATTTTTTTTAGatagtttttaattaaattctaaaaatattacatgctactttttgttttttaatatctTTGGATGAATTATGCAGGCTCTTAGCTTACCATACTTGAGCAATGGATCTGGAAACACAAGACAACAACATTTAGTAAGAATTAACATTAATCCATTTtaggtttattaaaaaaatttagcaCCTTAATTAGTTCTCTAACCTTGAATATATggtttgtaaaataaaataaaaatacaaaagttatttttttaatattcgaAACAAGAATAATCACTTTATATTcttgctttttaattttttttatcttgcaTGTGCAAAAATGTACTGATTAATTGATTGATAATTATGGAGTACTAATTGAGTGATGATTGTAATTATTTAATCTTAGGTTCAAGGAGATAAGAATTGTTTATTCCCTGAAGACCCTGGTCAggtatgatttttttaattaataattggatcCATTAGTTAATCCCCTTAAAGGGTttggagattttgcatttttaagaTCTTATTATTCATTAATATTAAATTCTGTTATTACATTCAGAAAAATCCTATAACTACAGAGAAATGTCACCAGCTTTATGAGATTTATTATTATTCAAATATTTAAGGGGTTTGCTATACTACTAAATAATTGGAAATTAATTGTAAAGTTGAatgcaaattaattaattaattttttttcttttatgattGCAGCTGCTACATGAAAATAGCTTGAAGAGGAAAGCAGCTGATGAGGTAATTGAATATTTTCTCCAAATAAATATTCAATAAAATTATCTTTCTATTCTTTTATAATTAATCCCACCTTCTCATAGTATTATGCATTATTCTTAAATCTATATCTTATACTATATATTATGTTAATTATGAATACACAAATACTTGGACAAAATTAACTAATTAagtcaaattatatatatatatgtgtgacaTAAAGGAGTATTAATtataactaattaaaaaatttattaacaacttatcaaaaataattacaaatataTAAAATCATTTATAATATCCCAAGTTTCACTTTTAAGAGTTAGAGACATCAAAATTAAAGATCCAAAATATTATCTCCATTTCTAAAACTTATCAGTAATTCAAGTTTTCCTAATAGtgataacaaaaatatatttttgtttcaatttttatGTGTTAATTGTAACAATGTTGATATTAACTAATTAGGTTTCTCAAGAAGAATCAAAGAAGGACCTAAAAAGTAGAGGCTTGTGTCTTGTTCCAGTGTCATGCACACTTCAAGTTGGGAATGACAATGGAGCTGATTATTGGGCACCTGCCCTAGGAGGAGCCTTTCGTTAGAAACCAAAATTTAAATTATTGGGGCAGCATAtagatattaattaatatatgctAGCATGACTATAGGTAATTTAATTCATGGAAATTGATATAACATCATGAGCAGTCAATCTGCTCAAAAAAAATTAAGGCTGATTGCTCATGATGCTATACTTCATATATAATTCCTGAATAAAATGTGTGCTAGCTAGCCATGATGATGAACTAGTATATTTGAAAGCCCTTATTAAGACTTCTTGATTGATTCATGTGTAATCaagattttatttacttttattagCAATTTTATATTTAAGATGATGGTATTATTAATGATGTCTATTTCATTATGTAAATGCAGTATTTGTATTAATCATTTCAATGCTACATCTTTTATAGCAATTGAGAAAAATGGGATGAGTAATTAAAAACACTTACAAATAATTATTTAGAGTTCTAATATAACAAGAAATTTAATATGAGAGAATAAAAAACGATAGAAACCAAAATATATTACAATAAATTGTACATTTTTTAACCAATTTTTACTTGGGCCAATTAATTcactaaaataaaatcatttcatTAGCCACATTTCTTTCTGTTTTACTTGAAATATCTAGTTGATCATTTCACGtatcttaaaaatatatataaaaataaaagagatgataATGTTTTTATTATAGTACCGCTTACATGTATTgtgaatgataaaaaattattaattagatggtagaattgaaaaaatatatattgaaaaatgaaatatataattcattttaaaatactATTTTATTCCAAATAGATGATCACTCATTGGGGGACAAAGGGAGTAATTTCACTTTTCTATTGATCAATGTTACCAACTTTAGGAAAAAGTTTCTAAGGGATAATTTTGTGTTTTATTCATTATAAAAGTGGCGTgtcccttttgtttttatttttaaattaaaattaaattatttttaccatCAATCATCTTTAACAAATGTAAGAAAATGTTTATCAGGGACGTGCTTCTAATTCTAGTACCAACAATTTTGTTTTGAATTCAATGTTTGGAATTCTAACCGGGGAGAAAAAATGCATCGATCATGGGTTCGACTCCGACACTAAAAATTTTGTGTGGtgccattttttaaaaaaatattcaaataaaaataaattatttttcttcaGAGTTGGTATTCTAACCGTGGGAAAAAGTCGCCCAATTTTGTTGTGCCAAAATATATAACGCTTTATGTTCATTCAGTTTTGCATAAATAATGAGATCTTCCGTGTCCTAGACGAACTTCATTTTTTCCTCCAAACCTATCTTCCATTAATAAAGTTCTATTTCCCCAATAAGCCAAACTCAAAAACAACATTTCTTTCatatataaaattcaaaacatcattTCTTCTATTAACGAGATTAAGAACTCCATCATATCTTCTCAAATTCGAACGAGGCAAGGAAAACGTGAATTTAACTTAGCAATGTtagatgttattgttgttgtgtcAGGTAAACTATTTAATGTTGTTGTGTCAGGTAAAatatttaatgttgttgttgttgagatttaatgtcTAATTAACGATTATATTGattgtgtttttgtttttgttctcattgctataaatattacatttTCTATCAAAACTTTACCTATGTGAAATAACCAACATAGGTACAATCACTTTCACTAGGCTCctcaatttaaatttatataaaaaaaatatatcatctATTCTCAATTCTTGtagtttttacttttattttttacacTATCTATTTTACATTCACAAGAcacttttctcttttcttttattttaaatttatctatttttttaaatagcgtctttccttttttaaaattttaaatgtatCTATTCCTTTGGTTGGATTGTCCAACCGATGGGAAATATCAGTTATCTATTTAAAAAGAtgtttttatcttctttttttaaaTGTATCTATTTTCTCGGTTGAATGGTTCAACCGAGAGGAAATATCTTTCGCATATATTTCTAAGAACTAGACTCTAACTATTCATTTACTTTTAAACACTCAATTCATCTTCATTCTCTTTGCAAAACcgaatgattttttttatgaaaatataccTAGGTGATTTTCATCTTCATTTTTTCCATCTAAACCCATATTCTATAATCATTTTTAAACTTCATCCCTTCCAACACACTACGTTTCCTCCCTTCGAACATCATAACACTATAAAAGCTCAAATATAGCTTGAAACAAAAGAAAGACATTCAAGCATCACCTAAGGTTCCTCCACCATTGTTTATCTTATTCATCGCATGTTCGGTACATAACTCACTCATTTTAGCCATGCACGTAACTtataaatgttaatttttttgtatgtattgctCATCACTTATAGATTATGTTATTCTAATTatgttgataaaaataaaaataggtgTTGCCTTTTTTGTGTTGATGTTTTTTCATATGTTTTGTCAAGTAAAATTTTTATGATATTATTCTAATGAAGTGTTGTTAGGAATGTcttaagtaatatatatatatatatatatatatatatatatatatatatatatatatatatatatatatatatatatatatatatatataatatgtaacAAAAATCTCACATTAGGCGTCTTTGTTGATACaatttttaagtttatttattaatattgtgTTAAGTAAAATGATTATGATGTTATACTTATGAAGTGCTCTTAGGAGTATTGATATTGTGTGAAGTAAAATGTTTATTGTCATTGTTGTTGTTTAAATAGATATGGATGATTTAACGACCACCTTTCCTACAACCATTACCTCTCCTGCAACCACTACCTCTCCTACAACCACACCTACTAAGATTAAAAATTAATGAAGAGGTTGACAAAAGACCGCAACACCGACGTTAGATTGTCAGTCGATTTTTGTTTTCAAAGTGGTAAGTGTTATGGGGAAAATTTTAGGATTTTTAAGAGTTTCGTAGAATTTCTTGGTAGAAGAAAAGTGAGAATTTTATTAGATGATTAGGGGAAGGTTGATTGTGACTTGAAAGCAAGTATATGGAAATATCTTAGGGTATTTATTTTaacattcatgatttttttttacaagtatattatttatttaagacTAATACCAACTTTTTTATGTAAATTTCgaaagtttttattttttcaaatgataAAAAGCTGGCAAAGAAATGAATATTATATGCTGGTGAGTGTTGGAAGGGTTGTAAGACACAACTCACAACAAATTATATTACAAATTCAAAGAGTTCTGACTTAACGCCATACGTGACTTACAATtttattgataaagttatttggAGAGCTTTGTCAAGTCTCACAACACTCCTAAGTTCCTAGCTAATAgtcaaaaaggaaaggagaataTGGAAAAAATTATTGTCCTCATAGATTATCCCATGGAGGATATGATAAACTAGTGGaggaaataataaaagaaaaaagaaaacaaagagttTGCGTGAATATAACATCAGATACTTCTGTAAATACAACTTAAGAATtctttcgtaggtgcatctacggaacaaaacaactTTAAACAAAAAGGATGTTTCCTGAGGTATATCTAAGAAAGCAAGAAACATTTTAGACAATTGTATGGTGCATAAGATATACTaggatattatatatatatatatatatatatatatatatatatatatatatatatatatatatatatatatatatatatatatatatatatatatatatatatatatatatatatatattaaaaagtaacaaatgatataaaaaaaagttataaaacatgtatttctaaaaaatatataatgatcGGCACCGGCACATGTATGGCAAACGTAAGCAAAATATTGCAGATGAGAAATTAGACCCAAAAACATCCCAAACAATCCATTGTCACTTCAAAGACCCACTTATTATTCATTTTGATATCCTACTAGTCTAAGATGTGACATGCTTTTTGTTCATTCATTACAGTTTCTTTTCTTTGCAATATTGTATCTTCCCTTGATGTGATGTTTCTTTCTTGTTGTCTTTTGATCATTGAACCAGCAATACATATCATATACTCtttccgtctcataataagtgtctcattttaactttttatttgtctcaaaataaatgtttttttacaatatcaatgcaacatttattatttttttccactactatactcctatatatattaactttcacgtttttcaacaaCTCGACTatctataataaataagggtactttagtatatgatattacttttatcattaaaatcaatacatctaatc comes from Vicia villosa cultivar HV-30 ecotype Madison, WI unplaced genomic scaffold, Vvil1.0 ctg.001801F_1_1, whole genome shotgun sequence and encodes:
- the LOC131636657 gene encoding transcription factor bHLH68-like, translated to MNRGVVQSSPVQQMMASNPNWWNINNMRPPSPQPPPFFSTPNSNFLIPNFSPNSSSSSLPFPSWHDNHQELPESWSQLLMSGIVGEEDKIGMSQFQNQMLITQAPNSSLVDIKQESSGNSYAYGHGNEELNSCVTSFNTNNMLDFSNNNNNHNNSDLIHPQPDLSSECNSISSSGAMKKARVQQATTTQSTFKVRKEKLGDRITALHQLVSPFGKTDTASVLLEAIGYIRFLQTQIEALSLPYLSNGSGNTRQQHLVQGDKNCLFPEDPGQLLHENSLKRKAADEVSQEESKKDLKSRGLCLVPVSCTLQVGNDNGADYWAPALGGAFR